The following coding sequences lie in one Deltaproteobacteria bacterium RBG_16_64_85 genomic window:
- a CDS encoding molecular chaperone DnaJ has protein sequence MDPLVLIAEEKIREAMARGEFDNLPGAGKPLALEDDSMVPEDLRVSYKILKNAGCLPPELELRKEIVTLKSLLSAIEEEGEKRRKLKELDGKLLRLNLMRKRPLQLEDFPEYRDRVIEKLTG, from the coding sequence ATGGACCCTCTCGTGCTCATCGCGGAGGAGAAGATCCGTGAGGCGATGGCCAGGGGGGAGTTCGACAACCTCCCCGGCGCCGGCAAGCCTCTTGCCCTCGAGGACGACTCGATGGTCCCCGAGGACCTGCGGGTCTCCTACAAGATCCTGAAGAACGCCGGGTGCCTCCCGCCGGAGCTCGAGCTGCGCAAGGAGATCGTTACGCTGAAGAGCCTGCTTTCCGCCATCGAGGAGGAAGGCGAGAAGCGGCGGAAGCTCAAGGAACTGGACGGCAAGCTCCTCCGGCTCAACCTGATGAGGAAGAGGCCTCTCCAACTCGAGGATTTCCCCGAATACCGGGACCGGGTCATCGAGAAACTGACGGGCTGA
- a CDS encoding O-acetyl-ADP-ribose deacetylase, which yields MEREFSGRKLQLARGDITEERTDAIVNAANSSLLGGGGVDGAIHRAGGSAILEECKALRARQGECPAGHAVMTTGGRLAARHVIHTVGPVWRGGDRGEKTLLASCYRNSLRLAVEQGWSSVAFPSISTGIYGYPVEEAAKVALGAVVEFLKEEESAPLLVRFVLFDGKTFQAYREALEALSMVGDAPQR from the coding sequence ATGGAGCGCGAATTTTCGGGCAGGAAGCTGCAGCTGGCAAGGGGGGACATCACGGAGGAGAGGACCGATGCGATCGTGAACGCCGCCAATTCCTCGCTTCTGGGAGGTGGGGGAGTGGACGGGGCCATCCACCGGGCCGGCGGGTCCGCCATCCTCGAGGAGTGCAAGGCGCTCCGGGCCCGCCAAGGGGAGTGCCCCGCGGGGCATGCGGTGATGACGACCGGCGGCAGGCTTGCGGCGCGGCATGTCATCCACACGGTGGGTCCGGTGTGGAGGGGCGGAGACCGCGGAGAAAAGACTCTCCTCGCCTCCTGCTATCGCAACTCCCTGCGCCTGGCCGTCGAACAAGGATGGTCGTCGGTTGCCTTCCCGTCGATCAGCACGGGGATCTACGGATATCCCGTGGAGGAAGCAGCAAAGGTGGCACTCGGCGCCGTTGTGGAGTTTCTGAAGGAAGAGGAGAGTGCGCCGCTGCTCGTCCGGTTCGTCCTGTTCGACGGGAAAACCTTCCAGGCGTACCGGGAGGCGCTGGAAGCGTTATCGATGGTGGGGGACGCTCCTCAACGCTGA
- a CDS encoding adenylyl-sulfate kinase, which translates to MRQGFAVWLTGLPASGKSTVAEALHSELAGRGVNIAVLESDALRRVLTPNPDYGDSERDTFYAGVSYIGWLLTRHGVSVIFDATASRRAYRDRARLQIPEFLEVHVDCPLSVCESRDPKGIYHRAREGKAPNVPGIQAEYEPPLQPELVVRGDSETPADAARRIVAALDKKGYLND; encoded by the coding sequence ATGCGGCAAGGTTTCGCGGTCTGGCTGACGGGCCTGCCGGCTTCGGGGAAGTCGACCGTCGCGGAAGCCCTGCACAGCGAGCTTGCCGGCCGGGGAGTGAACATCGCGGTTCTCGAATCCGACGCGCTGCGCCGGGTCCTCACCCCGAATCCCGATTACGGCGATTCGGAGCGGGACACTTTTTACGCGGGGGTGAGCTATATCGGATGGCTGCTGACGCGGCACGGCGTATCCGTCATCTTCGATGCCACCGCCAGCCGCCGCGCCTATCGGGACCGTGCGCGACTGCAGATTCCGGAATTCCTGGAAGTGCACGTCGACTGCCCCCTCTCGGTGTGCGAGTCGAGGGACCCCAAGGGGATCTACCACAGGGCACGCGAGGGAAAAGCCCCCAACGTGCCCGGCATCCAGGCAGAATACGAGCCGCCGTTGCAGCCTGAACTCGTGGTGCGGGGAGACAGCGAAACACCTGCCGATGCGGCGAGGCGGATCGTAGCGGCACTCGACAAGAAGGGGTACCTGAACGATTGA